The following nucleotide sequence is from Citrus sinensis cultivar Valencia sweet orange chromosome 6, DVS_A1.0, whole genome shotgun sequence.
GTCGCTAGCACTCCTCTCTTTAGATTTAGTCTTTCCAACTGATACATGAATATACAAAAGAAATCTTCACCATTACAtacaaaaatagtaaatacaACCATAAACACTATAAATTTAGATCTAGAGTAAATTACTCACCATAGGAAATAACCATCTTCAATCTTCATACATACTGATGGAATTCCAATTCGTCTAAAACTAGAAAATATAGAGAATGAAGACTTTTACAAGAAAAGCCTCTTCAATCTTacttctctcttttctctcactCTGCCAAGCTCAGCCTCCTATCCggaaaacaatcaattttagCATCTTTCCGACGAAAATCTTTcagttttgttaattaattatagctTAACGATATTTCATTCCCCAGATCATATAAGCAGGATTCGAATcatatatcttatattttaaaaacattaagtgcctgtttggtatgacttatttaagaggtataagtgcttatttaatctcataagtacttttttaatttttttatggtgtttggttatttttttagtagagtttttttagtttaaataagctaatttacctctactagtaaaagcccaaaatttgagcttttggaaGTAGAGGTTAGAGAGCTTTTctaacaaatatataatataaaaaatatcacacaatttaattgttcaaaagttttttttttattgacaaccaaacacccaatgacTTTTGTCCAAAAGCTCTATTGGTATAGGCTCTACTATTATAAGCTTTATTTAGTAAGctgtaccaaacggagcctGATACATATTATAATAAGGTAATAATAACAGTGTTACCCGACattacatttcttttcttttttttaatgtaatttctCCGttcaaataaagaataatggggctgtgaaattaaaatgtatattatCATCACTCCATGGATCATAGCGGCCCAAATCCTCAAGAAGGATTTGGAAGGAATTTGTAGTTCCGTGCCCAAGTTCTTTTAAGATTATTCACTCTCAGCAGCCCAATATCCGTTTGGAACAACCCACTGagtttttagattttgagaatttactCTGAAAAGGATATCATTCCCTTTCGGTTATGGCTAAATGGGTATCTGCAAGACAGCAACTTTCAGAGCTAAAGTAACACTTTTAAATCTGCAAAGCATTTGCTCTTTCCCCTTCAACACTCTCACTCATCCTATGTATTGATGAAGAATCaatgttaaaaagaatatgatCCTAAGAATAAACAAAGTAGAGACACACAGCCATCCATGCAGTTATTTTAATGCAACAAAACTTAGTTCTGATTCCCACTGCAAAAAGCTGAAGAAGTAAAGGAGCccagaaggaaaaaaagaaacacttCTTTTGAGATTGGTCTCTTCACAAATTCACGAGCCTGCTCGTGTTAACCACACTCCCAGTCCCAGTATCTCCTAAAtggaatattatatatactcATTTAGTACTAATGAATTCATACAAATCACTAGTCCCTGCTTCATGAACTTTTTCCGATGCTGCAGAAAATATATGGCTGCTTTTCTCATAAGAATATATAATaagttgagaaaaaaaaaatgtaccaAAATAATACAAGAACTGTTCACCAACCTTTTGCCTTCATGACAATTCaaacaataatcaatttaacAAACTAACGCATCATCCAATTGAGTTTGTAGCCCAATAGTGCTCATGCCCTCGAGATCAACATATGTTGAGGGTATGAATTCGAGTCTCATGAAATTCATTCTCTTTGTTGGAAAATTTTTGAGATGAAGTCTCTCTCAATTTGATAAAGTCAAAGCATGCTAAATGGAACTGTCCTTCAGGAAAAATACCACCCCACAAAGACATTTTCTTGGTGTAAAAATGAGTCACTCGGTGGCCTATCCTCCAGAATGCAATTACCTGGTTGGTTTTGGACGAGTGTATTCCTGTATACAAAACTCTTGAACAACTGCATAACAATATATCTCAGTAATATATAGTGAGAgtgttttcttatctttttattcatCTCTACTGCCACCACTATCAAGCTTATTAAGCTTGTTTTATATAGCTCAAATCATAACCACCACCattaaatcatcaacaaatttgATATAAATGTCACTATATTGATATTGTAACTTTCAAAACGGTGGAAATGAATACgtaacaatttcaattttttgtaaCTCTCATCTCATAATTCAAcattaatggttaaacaattattgtatattttgaaatactataataaaatttctaacactcttagaataataataatatatatctacCCCAATACTAATGGGAGCAAGGTTCCAAGTTTTATGTTCATGTATAACATGTGTACTTGAATTTCATATAATCCTCACTTGTAacgtaattttttaaaataaatacacatatgtcataatataatttgcTTGTTATATATCTAACATGATATCTCCAATGTATTCCAAAATTCTCATTAGATAGACCAAGTTTTGGCAAACTCATGGACTGTACTACAAATGTCTCTATCTATAATTCTAGTAGATTTAGATAGTATTAAATTTTGTGGATCGTTACCCAAAAACCACATACTACAAAAGCGTACTAACACTGCTAAGTTTCTTGTTTTGCCTTTTATTAGAATCAATTACACTTCATCAAGGCACGACCTAGGATAATTAGTCGCAAAAAATGTTGCCTAATCCCATTTAATGTCACATTCTTGAACATAACCTGGCGGCTGCCCGGcattaatagaattaaaaaaagaaaaaaaaaatccaagacGGAGCCCCCAAGAAGTAACACAACTCACCGAGAATTTTCGGAGAAAGGATTTGCAATTTTTGACTCATTCGTTCATCAGGTTACTCTCACTATCCGCAACTCTATAGCAAAAACTTTCATTCCAAGGCTTTGATTCAAATTGAAAACTACATTCTAAGGCCACACTAACCTTGATCTGTTTGGCCTCAACATGTACCAATTCTTaaccaaataaattataaatttacagaaAATTTTTACACCAATCATTTTATGTCATAGGCACCTATCAAGGGATCATATACACTGAACTTAACCTTCTTATATCCTTGGAGCAATCATTTCGACCACTCTATTTTCGGCCTTGATTTTGGTTGTCCCCATAAAGCACATCAACACGAAACAGCTTTGGACATATATCCAACATTATAATGCCCAGACACCTTGTAATCCAAAGATAAAATCAGCCAACAAAATCATGTAACAGCTGCCCGCCGATAACATCCCGACCAAAAATCCGACTTTGGGCTTCATAACCACTCAAAACAAATCCCTCACTGCTTGTCTCATGGACAAGGCCAAATCGTTGAGCTGCACTTATAGGATAAGGCTCTGACAAGCCAATTCCATTATTCTGATAAAGACCTAGTGTTAAGGAAACACCACTATTTCCACCAGCCATGCTCACACCAACACCAACATGTGGATGGTTTGATAAGCTGTTGTAAGACAAGTTTGGTGGTTCCTCGTTGCCGACAGGTATATCAGGGAACTCATCTCTGGAGCGTTTGGATGGGGTCTCTTGCACCCTTTGGGTGGAGGTTGATGGGTTTTCTGATGGAAGTGAATTTGATGAAGGTAGATGATCACTTGATCGGTTGGCACTTTGTTCCTCTCTTTGGGTAGCTTTTTGACCTTGCCGTGTTTCTAGCATGTGTATCTCTTCTACCATTGGCTTCCAAAGCCTTACTCTAGCATTGATAAACCAATTAGAAACCTGTTTCACAAATGATATATCATCAGACACTGATTAGTGCTGCCCTAGTATTCATAGGAACATGAAACCTCATgttcattttataaatgagGAAATTGCAATCATAgttaaatgacaaaaatgacACACCTGGCTCCGTGATAGACCAGTTTGTTTTGCTAACATTAGCTTTTCTGTATCAGTAGGATAACTGTAAGGTCAAACAACAGCCACACCCACACGTGAGTCAAACAAGGAAGAATTATGCCTTTCTATTCCATTTAGAAAAAGCATAACAAGTTACACGCAACATTTCCTAGCAACACAATATAAGAGGACCAGTGTTATTGAAATACTTACGGATGTAGGAAGTGTTCAAACAGCCAAGCCCTGAGAACAGTGACGGCACGCTCAGGAAGCCCCCTTTGGGGTCGCCAAACAGGTTGGCTTTGGCGCTCAATGAATCCAGAATTAAGGACAGGTCTATGGCCATAAGGACCTCTATCAGTGCTTCCAAATGTTGAAGCTTCATCTTTCCCACGgtttgcttgaatttgagcTTTATTTGTGAACTGAAGCTGGTCTGTAATTGCATTTTTCAAGGACCTGAAATGTTTGGACATGGCTTTCAAAGCCAGGTTTGCAAATGGAGCTGCATTGCCAAGCCCAGCAACATACTCAAAAGATGCCACCGCTGCTTGCATCTGCTGATAGTATTGCTTGTACCTCCTGTATACCTAAAGCAGCTAAACGTGGTAAGaatcatacaaaattataCAGGACAGAAATCCCATTCAGTTGGAATTAAGTTACACAATGCAAACATCCGTGTACAGGAGGATAAAGCAATTAAGTTACACGATGCAAAAATCAGTCCACAAGCAGATTGCAGCATTGATACACACATCCAGCAAAATgagcaaaagaaagaaatttagtAGATTCACATGCTCACAAGAATAGGGACTGAACAAAGTtaaattctctattaataagGAAAGGACAAGCATAAAATTTCAAgattactttatttttcacCCCCGAGGCCCCTAAGCATTGTAATGAAAGAAAGGAAAGCAATCAAAATGAAGATCAAAATCATTGACCTCATTCATCTACTCAAtatatcattatcatcataCTAAGAGTGGCACTGTGGGTGGCGGTGGTCAGTTCTGCGATTCACTCATCATGGATTAATGAGGGAAAATAACAATATGAATTCACACCAGACCTTCTTAATCATTCCATATTCAAGTATTTCGTTTGAAGAATCTAGTTGTAGAGAAAGATGGTACTTGAATTGCATTAGATTTTCAAGTTATAATGCCTTACTGATTTCAAGGACAGTGGTACTAACTATTTTATACATGCTACGGGAGTACAGGCAGCATTTAGGATTTTGATATGACTTTGATCACTGAGGCGACCAAAGATACACTTGCAACTTTATGATATTCCAAGACAAACCAAATGGCATTCCTTAGTGCATGTAAATGTTCTAACttaaaatatcatatataCCCCAAACCAAACATTGTTATTATACTTGAAGATGAACactcctttttttaatttctttttataacaacagatataaaattaaagcaaagtGACACCAATTCCTAAAGGGAGATAATCGGTAGCCCAAGTTCTGAATACGATGGAGTAAAATGAGTGCTGTGATTATTTAACAACTGAAAAATTTTTTGGGCTTGCATCTTACTCTCACGTTTTGATCCTGCGCTCAGTTAACTAATTAGTTTCTTCAAGACTTAGGGTTTCATTACCATGCATCTAGGAAGATGACAACCATTAAGTTGGCCAAACCAGATACAATCTCATTAAAATTGTAAGGAACTCATCTACAAAATGATGCGTAATCTACATGTATTGAACTAAGCAACAAGTTCTCAATTATAATCATATCAGAAGAAGCCAGTGCTTTAAGGAGCAAAGCCAAAACAACATTAATGAGTTATTAGGAAACAACCAATTAAGACTgctcaaatattatatatgagTTAAATAACACACTATGGTACATTATCAAACATTGTCAATTTCAACCCATTTGTATGATGTGTATACATAATTATACATTTCACATGCAATAAAATAGCACTTGGAGGTTCTGATttcctttatctttttcaacTTGTTCCAGTCCCAAGGTACTGCTTATGTTGTGTCAAATCATTCAACCTTAGGCAAGACTCGTAACTGCTGTTGTTCCCCCATCTGACTCCCTCTAGTCATAAGAGAAACTATATTTGTGGCCAATAAAATCCCATGACTCCACTTTCCCACTTCAGGATATAGCAATAATGTGTAACATAATTGCAAAGCATTTGAGAAAGGAAGATAAATTGCAGTCTTGTCAACTTCTCAAAAGCTAtaatacttaaataaaatatcaatattatcaaaaatagCCAAATGAATCAATTCAACCTCTTCAAAGATATCTCAGTCAAAACTGAGCATGGTCAATCATTCAATGCACAATCTTTTCTTAAATGGATGATGGATCTAAAGGTATGGAGGGACGATCAATTTCAACAATCAAGAAGggaaatgaaaaaagattaaagaaaaaataagtcaCACAAGGAAACTTCACATGTATAACCCTTTTTCAAATACCTTTTGAGAGGCCAGATTCACATCTCAAACTAGATAATTTAACAAGTTAGCAAttagaaaaattgaatttaactAAGGACTATCCAACAAAAAGGCCAGACACCTTGTCATGTActcatttcttcttctttaggTTAGGAATACCAATTATGCTTTCCACAAGCTTTTTTCTAGTATAAATCTTTTCAAATGGATTCCTTCAATCACTTTATGCACATTAGGCTCCAAACTTGGCGACATTATCACCTAATAGAGCTCTTTCTATGGCTGTCAGACACTTTATAACACTAATAGTTGTGCATATATTCCCTACTATATCACCTTTTACAAAAAGATGATTTTGTAATCGAGGATGGCATTTACTCCCCAGCCACATAAGAATCTAATTCAGATAGATTAATTATGGTAGAGGAAGCCATAAATTAGACAATCTCTTAAACAAATCACCAAAAATTGACATGCTTTATTGCAACCATGCATCACAGCCGATTGCATGCTGGTTCAAGAATCAAGTACTGGCCTAACAcattaaataatcatttattatttttttaatattaggacaagttatgaaaaattatagcTTCTACAGTGACAAAATTAAGCACGGACCAATCAACAAAGCAAACAATaatcaacaaagaaaaatatcaaacaagcTAAAAATGCAATGAGAGGGGACAGGAGAGACAATGAACAGTGAAAATCAAAGTAGAGGACTTAAGCAAGCAAACCTCATCAAGCATTGAAATTAGCCTTGACTTCTTTCTTCGATTGTCACTCCCGTCtccatcatcaacaacaattcCACTGGCGTTCAAATTCACCAATGGAGGGTCCATCAAAGAAGAATCAACAGTATAATTTTTCTCAGCAAAAACTCCCTGACCCACATCACAAAACTCTTCAAGCAACTGCTGAGCAGGTTTCAAGAATCTTGATCCCTTCAAAATCGAAGCATATCCCGTAAATGGCCCAAAGGGAAGTGATGAAGTGCTTCTCGAGACCTCATTCGAGGTCGAGCCTGATGCTCCGGCAGCAACAGTGCTGCTGCTTGGAACTACATATCCAGTGCTTGTAACTCTATGGTCTCCATAAATAGCAGAGCCATATCTTTGAAGATTAAGCTCCAGAGGGAGACTGTTGTTCTGAGTAGTGTGATGAGAAGATAGAGATAAAGCTAACGGTTCTGGTTTAAACAAAACAACTTCACTACTGCCTTCACCACCATTATAGGATTGATCAAAGTCTCTGAGCTGGTTTTGAAGATTATGTGGAGCAGTAAAAAGAAAGGggttgttgttattgttaatATCAAGAATGGAGCTAGGGTTTAAATTATGCAAAGTTGAGTGTGGATCCAAATAAGGATGATGATTATGATGTGATGAAGTTGAAGCACCACCAACAAAACCCATCAAATTGACACCTTCTTCTTTAACAACACAAACTGGGTTCGTTGCTTTATTATCTTGTTGTTGCTGATGCTGAAACTCGTGGGCAGTTAACAAATCTGATGAAGAAAGAAGTGAGGAAGCATCATACAAAGGGAGTAACCCAGCTGCAGGTGCGGGGGCTGATGAGGACGATTCAACACAAACTACAGATGGATGGTTTTGAGCCACAATTCGTAGCTTATCTCTTCTGCTTTGTTGTGGGACATGGTAGGGCTCAAAACCCTCTGCCATAACAAACCCTGATCAAATCTTTAACACACCACTTACTTCTTCTAAAGAgacatagagagagagagaaaaaaaaaaggaaaaggaaggGAAGAACGAAAGACAGAGTGGgttattaaagaaaagaaaatagataGATAATACTTAGAGATGGCGAAAGAAAGGGAACAGTGAAAGAGATGTGGTTATGATGATCTTATTTCAGAGGCTGAACTGAAAATATGGCAGAGATACGTGATGAATGAAGTGAACCACGCATCTTCATAACACAGCACAACACAACAACACTTGTTACTTTACTTCTATCAGTCACACTCACTCGCATACTGCGTACACACAACACAATAcaattacatatataaatgaataaacaaaCCAAAATCTTGGTTTCTTCACTCCTATCACTCACACTTGTTACTTTACACAAACTCTTGGTTTCAGTTGGGCGCTGGAGATGAGTGATGAGAGATAGAGCATAGGGTTTCGAGCGACCGGGTAAAAGCACCGGCTATATCCGGTAATAATTGAACTAGAACTGTGCTGCTGATATTTCTGACAGGTTTTGGGGGCTTTTgtccttttctcttttatatatatatatatatatatatgattttgggggcttatttaattattttaatcaattaattggaGTTAAAATTGTGTTATTATGTGAGAAGGGGATGTGATGACGCACGTGAGCTAGTAGAACAGGCAAACAGAGTGTGATGAAAGAAAGGCTGATGACTGATTGAGTTTTGCCGTTCTCAACACTCATCCTTCCCACTTTTGATTCTCGGTTTACGaggttcttttcttttagtttattgttattttaattaagagtattttttattttgtttatttatatcaGCATACGTATTCTGTAATCCGGGTgttctttaatttctgtttGATACGGACGGCCgtagttattaaaaaaaaatgttaaaatcaaatttgttaGTATTGAAAAAGCATGACggtaataattttgattaaaataataacgattttaattttaaaagtttaagtGTGaggtaaaattaatataatttttaagtttgagttacatatatttatcaaatattttattttggtaatttttgtcCGCCCATAATATTAAACGGGatcttaattacttaattacatgcataattattttcatttcatatcaTGTAGAACCCCTActaaaactaatatttattcttttccctataagttttctttttgtgagctgctgtttttttttccttttctaaaGAATTAGGCAGATGAAAAATCTTAACATTAAATACTAATCATTGTCCTTTATTTTGACTTAAATTCAAGTGACTATAGGCACATTTCTACGTCTAGCTGAACTACACCCGAAAAACGAATCCAATATACACTTAGGTAGTGTTTACTTGCGGGAGTATGAGTGTGGAGTGTGAATTTTtcccactccagtgtttacttaccttaaaaaaGAGGGGAGTGAGAGTGGAAATCCGTGGGTCTCACTCAATTTTGAAGTGGGGAGTgagattcccactcccatggggggaggtggaa
It contains:
- the LOC102618434 gene encoding BEL1-like homeodomain protein 9; this translates as MAEGFEPYHVPQQSRRDKLRIVAQNHPSVVCVESSSSAPAPAAGLLPLYDASSLLSSSDLLTAHEFQHQQQQDNKATNPVCVVKEEGVNLMGFVGGASTSSHHNHHPYLDPHSTLHNLNPSSILDINNNNNPFLFTAPHNLQNQLRDFDQSYNGGEGSSEVVLFKPEPLALSLSSHHTTQNNSLPLELNLQRYGSAIYGDHRVTSTGYVVPSSSTVAAGASGSTSNEVSRSTSSLPFGPFTGYASILKGSRFLKPAQQLLEEFCDVGQGVFAEKNYTVDSSLMDPPLVNLNASGIVVDDGDGSDNRRKKSRLISMLDEVYRRYKQYYQQMQAAVASFEYVAGLGNAAPFANLALKAMSKHFRSLKNAITDQLQFTNKAQIQANRGKDEASTFGSTDRGPYGHRPVLNSGFIERQSQPVWRPQRGLPERAVTVLRAWLFEHFLHPYPTDTEKLMLAKQTGLSRSQVSNWFINARVRLWKPMVEEIHMLETRQGQKATQREEQSANRSSDHLPSSNSLPSENPSTSTQRVQETPSKRSRDEFPDIPVGNEEPPNLSYNSLSNHPHVGVGVSMAGGNSGVSLTLGLYQNNGIGLSEPYPISAAQRFGLVHETSSEGFVLSGYEAQSRIFGRDVIGGQLLHDFVG